The Meiothermus sp. genome segment TCTCGAGCGGCTTGCTAAACTCTACCCAGCAGGACCGAAGGGGGTTTTCGAGGATTCTATTGACAGTAGAGAGCACCAGCGGCAGGTCTTCTTTGGCCACATGCTGCAATGCGCTGGCCCCTAGCGGCAGGGCAGGCAGCCCCATGTAGTTCAGATAGGCCTGGTTGGCATAGGTAAGGCGCCCCTCGAGGTCGGTGCGCACCACCATGATCCCCCGGGTTGTGCCAAGGGGATCCTCAAGGGGAGTCTTTTGAATCGACACGGCCGACCCTCCCAGATGCTTTAGGTGCGCCTGTGGTTTGTTCTAAAGACATGATTTCCACCCCTGTCTTTGATGGTAGCCAATCTGGCCTCGTGGGGCGGGTCATCTGAACACACCCAGGGCTCGAAGCGGCCTCGCTTCCTTTGGGACGGCCCTTGCTGTACCCATGGGCCACATTCAGGCCCGTGCTTTATAACTCGTCTTCAAAGAGTGCTTCCCAGGTTTGCTGACGGCGGATGATTTCCCAGTTTTGACCGGTCCACAGCAGCTCGGCGGGGCGCGGGGTGTCGAGGTAGTTGCTGCTCATGCTGCTGGCGTAGGCCCCCCCTTGCAAAATGGCCAGCAAATCGCCCTCCTGGGGTTCGGGCAGGGTGATATCCCGCGCCAGCACATCCCCCGACTCGCAAGCCGGGCCTGCCAGGTCGTAGGTTTCTTGGAGGGGGTTTTTGTAGAGCGGTTCGACCGGGTGGATGGCGCCATAAAGCATGGGCCGGATCAACTGACCCATGCCCGCGTCAATGAGCAGATAGTTGCGCCGGGTGCGCTTGACGCCCCAGCAGCGCGTGACCAGCACCCCAGCCTCGGCGACCAGGTAACGCCCCGGCTCGAGCCATAGCTCGGCGCTGTGCTTGCGGGCCAGTGCGATAGCCTGTGTTCCTACCTCGCCCAGGTCGAGGCCCAGGCCAAAACCACCCCCCAGGTTCATCACCTGAAAGGGGCCGTGGGTGCGGTAAAGCTCGTCCATCACCCGGTAGCCCGCCGAGTAGTCTTCGGGGTGCTCGAGGGCCGACCCCAGGTGAATGTGCAGGCCCAGCACTTCCAGGTGGCTGTGGCGGGCTTGCTCGAGGGCGGCCCCTACCTCTTCCGGCAGGATGCCAAACTTGCTCTCGCCGCGCCCGGTGGCCAGATGGTCGTGGGTGGCGATGGGCAGGTCGGGGTTGACCCGCAAGAGAACCTGGGCCTTGGGCAGTAGCTTGGCTACCCGATTGAGGTCGGCCAGGGAATCGAGGCCCAGAATCGGGATGCCCGCCAGGTTCAGTTCTTTGAGCATGGCCGGGGTCTTGACCGGCCCATTCAACAACACCTCATTGCGCCGGAAGCCGGCCTTGTACGCCCGGTAGACCTCGCCCAGGCTTACGGCCTCCACAAAAGCCCCCCGCTCCAGCAGCCGCCGTAGCAGGCCCAGGCGGGGGTTGGCCTTCATGGCATAGAAAATTTCAGCACCCGGAAAGGCTTTTTGCAGACGCTCCAGCCGCTCCAGAATGACCTGCAGGTCGTAGGCGTAAAAAGGGGTGGGGAAGAGGCGGGCCGCTTCCTTGAGGGCTTCTCTAAACTCAGGTCGCAGGGCGGTGTAGGATTGGGACATGCTCATCGGTGTGACCCCTCAATCGCGCAGCACAGAAGGTCTTTTTCGAACCAGAATCTGGGGCCTGCTCGAGCCCTACGTACGGGCTCTGGAAAGCCAGGGTGCGAGCATTGTAATCCTTCCCCCCCAGGCCAGCGATAGGCTGCCTGCCCTGCTGCACCAACTCGATGGGGTCTTGCTGCCCGGTGGGGTAGATGTAGACCCCGCGCATTTTGGCGAAGAGCCCATCCCGGAGATGGGCGAGGTGAGCCTGGAGCGCGATGCCATAGAGCTGTTTGTGGCCCGCTACACCGCCCAGCATGGCATCCCCACCCTGGGGGTTTGCCGGGGGGTACAGGTGATGAACGTAGCCCTGGGGGGTAACCTCTACCAGGATCTGCCCGCCCAGGGTTTCCGTAGCGTGCAACACTACCAGAAAGCCGAGCCGCCGGTGCTGGGCCACAGCGTCGAACAGACGGGCCAGAGCCCCCTGAACAAGCTATTTGAGCCCCGTTTTCGGGTGAACTCGTACCACCACCAGGCCCTCAAAGATCTGGCCCCAGGGCTATGTCCGGTCGCCACCGCGCCCGATGGCATTGTGGAAGCAGTAGCCCTGGAGGGCCACCCCTTCTACCTGGGGGTGCAGTGGCACCCCGAGCTGCTCCCACAGCAGTGGGGTATTTTCCGTGCGCTGGTGGAGGCTGCTGTCGAACAGCGCTCAAGGGGTACCAAGATGCCTGTGCCATGAGCACCCCGGAGATCTGCAATGAAGCAAGGTTTACGGCTCAACCATGTTGACGGACTCTTACGATGGGCTACGGACTTTGGATCACGGAGTTCGTTCCTTGACCGACAGAGCGAAGATGTGTGCTCTATCGTTTTTGCTCCTGTGAGAGCCACCCTCAGATTCGCTTGCGTGCTGGATGAGGTTACCTATGAAAATTGAAGGAGCCTTAACCCGGCTGTGAGGATTTCTTAATGTCGTTTTGAACCACCCTACTTTTTGGTGCGCTATACACTAGGTTCAGTGCGGGTATCCTATGGTTTTATCCGGAGGTCAGGGCTTGTCGTTGTATCAGACTCTTAGTAGATCGCTCGAGCCCATGCTTGGGGAGCGCACCCGGATGGTGTTGGAAGAGGGGGTGCGTCGGCTGGGCATCAGCCCGGACAAGCTCGATGCGTCCCAGGCCGAAGTCATTCTCAAACGCCTGGTCTACCGCGAGCTTCAGACCAAAATGAGCCCCAACGCAGCCCGCAGCCGCATCGAAGAGATGCTCAAGGAACTGGGTATTGGCGGAGTGAACGGCACTAAAGCGGGCACGGACAAGCTATCGGCCCATGCCAAAGGCGTACTGACCGACCTCGAGGCCGGCCTCAAGCGCTTCAGTCTGTACCTGGACTGGCCCGAGGTAGGACGCTTGCGCGGTCTGATTAATGTGATCAAACAAGACCCCGAGGCCTCGGCGGTGCGGGCCTTGCTGCGTGAAGGGCAGGAGGTGTTGGCAACACTCGAGGAAAAGCTCCAGTCGGCCCTGCTGCGCCAGACCCGTGACATCGCCGACCTCGAGATGGCCTTACAGCGGGTGCAGAGCGTGGGAGGCCCCAAGGTACGCCGTCTGGAAAACCTGATTCGCCAGATTCAGGAGGCCCACGCCCAGGAAACCCTGGCCTCCGCCGAAGTTGAACGGGCCCGGGCCCTGGCTGCAGATATGCGCAAGCTGGTCGAATCGTCGGTGGTACAAAACCCCACCAGCGAGACAGCCATTACCCTGGACACCATCGAAGATATTCCGGCCGTGGATCGACCCACCGAGCCCCAGGTGGTGCTCAAGGACCCCACCATCGAGGCACCCGCCCTGGTGGAGGGAGCGCCGGATGGCTTCGACGATGAAGCCCTGGTGCTCGACCTCGACTTCGACGCCCTGACCGTCGAGCAGCAGTCACGCATCCGCGAGATTGACGTGGCCGAGGATACCCGGCACCTGGAGGCTTTCAAGGAGCGCTACGCAGCGGTGCTGGGCATCCCCAAAATTGCCGGCGAACTGGCCACCCTGCAAGCTGAATTACAGGCCGGCAACCCCCTGGGAGAGCGCCTGGCGGCTTTTGGCGAACTACTCAAGGCCACCCATGCAGAGGCCCTGGCCGAAGCGCGGGTGCGCTACGAATGGCTGGCCGACCGGCTGGGCCGCCTCGAGCTGCCCCCCGAAAAAACCGTTCCGGTGCAAGCCCGGCTGGCGGTGGTGCTGGAAACCTTGCACGCCGGTGGGATACCGCAGGAACTACCGGAGCTGGAGCGGGCCATGGCCGGCCTCGAGGCCGAAGAAAAAGCCAGCCGCGAGGTTCGCGAGCGCCAGGCCCGTCTCGAGCATGCCCTGGCCGCCCTGCGCACCGAGGCCGAACACGCCCTCTCGCCCTTCCGGGGGCACCCGAGGGTGGAGTCCTTCATGACGGCCCTGGCTGGTTTGGATATCTCCGAGTCCTCGCTCCAGACCTTGCGCCAGGAACTCTCCGAACTGCTGTCCCAACTGGCCCGCGAGCGCGAAGAGGAAAGCCTCAAGCGCATGGGACTAAGGGCTACCGTGCAGGCCCTGCCCACCCTCGAGATCCTCGATCTGGATAAGCGGCGCCTCATCCAGCAGATTGATCAGGGTGCCGGGAGCCTGGGCGAACTCGAGCGGGCCGTGGGGCAACTGGTGGACAAAGCCAGGGGGCTGGTGGCGAGCAAGCTGGATGCTCTTGAGGTGCGCATTCGCAACCTCGAGCAGACCCTCAAGGAGTCCCTGATCGAGCTCAAGCAGCCCTTGCAGGCCACCCGCGAGGCCCTCGCCCAGGGCCGCATCGCCGACCCCACCCCCCTGGAGCGGGCCCTGGGTGAGCTGATTGCCGCCCGCCGGGCCGCGATGGCCGAGGAGCTCTCGCGCTACGAGATGGCGGCCCGCAGCATGAAGGGTCTGGGGGGTGAAGAACTCGAGGACAAGGTGGCCCAGGCCCGGGCCTACCTCCAGGCCGGCGAACTGCCCGATCTGAGCGAAATTCACGCTTTGCTGGGCCGCCTGCGCCGCGCCCAGGAAACCCTGCGGGCCGAGTTAGGAGGGCGCATAGATGCGCTTTTGGAGGCCTACAACACCCACAAAAGCGTGGGCGGCGAAACTGCCCTTCGCCTCAAGCCGTTGTGCGATTTCTTACACTCGGCTGCTGAGCGGCTGCCCCGCCTGGGGGTGAGCGGCCTGCTCGAGGTGCGCCGGGCCCTGGAAGAGGCCGAACGCCTAGTGGCCCAACTCGCACAGGAACACGCAGCAGCCCAAAGCGTACTTCAGGAGCTCAAAGGAGCCGACCTCGAGTCCTTGCTGGATGTGTTCGAGTCCCCCACCCCACTGAGCACCCCGCCAAAGCCCGAACCCCCCAAACCTGCTCCAACCGAAGCCACCCCATCACCCCAACCACAGGCTTCTGTTTCTGTCCCATCTACCCAGGCCGAAGCGCTGGCCCAGTTTCAGATCCGGGGTGTGGAGGCCATCGCCCTCATCGAGGCGGGCCAGGTGGTGGCCGGAAGCCTGCCTTTTGCTTCCAGCAGCGCCCAGATGGTCTTCGACGATCTCTTAAACCTGGCCAACGAGCTGGCTGGGCAGTCTGCTCAGCTCTCGGTCATTTCTCTGCCCCAGTGGGTGCTGGTGCTGGTGCCCTTGAAGCAAAAAGGGCTGGTGATCCTGGCCGAAAAAGCCCTGCTCTCACGTTTGCTGGCCCTCATCGAGCGCCAGCGCGACGCACTCGAAGCGCTATAAGAGAACATTTGCAAAGACCGCTTTATTCGCCGCTGCCGTGCACGTACTGAAGCTCGTACAGCTTGGCGTAGTAGCCGCCTTTTCGCAGCAGTTCGTCGTGGCTTCCTTCTTCCAGCAGCTTGCCCTTGCGGAAGACCAGAATCCGGTTCACATGGCGAATGG includes the following:
- the lysA gene encoding diaminopimelate decarboxylase; the protein is MSMSQSYTALRPEFREALKEAARLFPTPFYAYDLQVILERLERLQKAFPGAEIFYAMKANPRLGLLRRLLERGAFVEAVSLGEVYRAYKAGFRRNEVLLNGPVKTPAMLKELNLAGIPILGLDSLADLNRVAKLLPKAQVLLRVNPDLPIATHDHLATGRGESKFGILPEEVGAALEQARHSHLEVLGLHIHLGSALEHPEDYSAGYRVMDELYRTHGPFQVMNLGGGFGLGLDLGEVGTQAIALARKHSAELWLEPGRYLVAEAGVLVTRCWGVKRTRRNYLLIDAGMGQLIRPMLYGAIHPVEPLYKNPLQETYDLAGPACESGDVLARDITLPEPQEGDLLAILQGGAYASSMSSNYLDTPRPAELLWTGQNWEIIRRQQTWEALFEDEL
- a CDS encoding gamma-glutamyl-gamma-aminobutyrate hydrolase family protein; amino-acid sequence: MLIGVTPQSRSTEGLFRTRIWGLLEPYVRALESQGASIVILPPQASDRLPALLHQLDGVLLPGGVDVDPAHFGEEPIPEMGEVSLERDAIELFVARYTAQHGIPTLGVCRGVQVMNVALGGNLYQDLPAQGFRSVQHYQKAEPPVLGHSVEQTGQSPLNKLFEPRFRVNSYHHQALKDLAPGLCPVATAPDGIVEAVALEGHPFYLGVQWHPELLPQQWGIFRALVEAAVEQRSRGTKMPVP